The following is a genomic window from Cryptococcus depauperatus CBS 7841 chromosome 2, complete sequence.
TCTCGCGCTATTAGCCACTCTCGCCTATCGCAATTCAATTATAGCGCGGGGGAAGAAATCGTTTCACATAACgaaattgaaaagactAAGGGCTTGAAGGGATttttcaagaagatgaaacCTAAAAGGGCAAGGAAAAACTCGAAGACTGCCGAGATATCGCTTGCTCAAGCTCCTCTCTCATTCACCCCTGACACTCCCCTTGTGCCTCCCCCGCCGATTTCTGTTCTTGTCGACAGAGGAGATAGGAATCACACACGGAATGGCAGCggctcttcatcatccttgtTCACAGACGGCCAGGACTCTGGACAGAGTAATAAAAGATTGAGTGGGTCACTTCTCTATGGTACACGATCTGTCTCTGCGCCTCTGGGTAATACGTCCTCGTCCGATGTGAGTCTTGGCCAGTCAGTCTCTCCTTCCAGCTCAAAGTTTCCTACGACGAATGGGAAGAGAGATTCATATGCTTCGGTTGGAAAACCAAGGAGTGCAATTACAGGAGATGTGGGCGATGACCGGAGAAGTACGATGGAAATATTGACAGCGTCTAATGGCACTATGAGCTCTGGGCTGCCAGATGGGCTGTTACATGACGAATTAATCCCTACGCGGCCTGGAAGACCACacaacaagacaacaacatctttgtCTGCGTCGAGCCAAACTATTCTCGAGACACCTCCGCCGATGAACAATGGTTCAGGATCATTTTTTAGCCAGCAACAAGTAGCGAGTGGGAATCGCGCTTCCCATAACGGCGATATTGGTAGCACTCTATCTTCAAACAGATTCAAGAACCTTCCTCCTCTACCTCCTCCTGGTTCTCTTGAACAAGCTTCCTCATTTTACAATAACTTAACCCCAGGGCTAGCGACTTCACCCGATCCATTTAATGCTGCTTTCGCAGAGCAAGAACACCTGCTAACTTACCAAAACAGCAGGTCTGTTGCTTGTAAGCAACCTGTAGAAGCCAATGTTTCTTCACCTTATGGCTCTAGTGCCCGGTTCCGTAGGGGAGTGGGATCCGGTGGGATTGTCAATGGTTACCCACAACCTCAGCATTTGCAGCCTACGCACCATACTCTGGGGTTAGACTATGGCTACAGAACATCGCTGGATCAGAGAGGCACACAACCGGTAGCGGCAAAGCAGAGATCAGTTCAAACGATGTATGGGACTCACTATTTATCTCCGGATATGAGATTGGAGAATGACAGTAATttagagatggaaaagaataagaGAGGGTTCAAAGGATTCTTTGGGGTCAACAAAGGCGGGAGGTTAGCTTagagcttttgaaaaagaatctTAAAGGCCAACTACAAGAATCGCGAAATATCCACAGATAATCAAGCCTTTCAAGCGAAAAAAGAAACCATAGGATACCTCTCATTATACTATCAATATGTACACGCTCAATACGATTACTTGTGTTTTCATCGGCTTACGGTATATAGACAACCCGAATGTGAACTTGACAGGCTTTGATATCAGGCATTCATGTTAGAATGAAAACTGTGTGGGTTGTAGTTGAGTGTTGCTATTCTTTAACACTAGAGAATGATGAGATGTGCTCGCTTTACAAGAATTTCGTTTTATTAGGATATTTCTGCCACAAAGATGCTTGCATATCTCAAATACAGCCCTTAACCTCCTTTCCATCAAGCATTTCCTTTTGATACTTCAAGTGATTAATTAGGCAGCAgcaatcttctctttgatttgCTGGTGAGACAGTCTAGTAAGCTCGCTGGATCCACCAATAAATTCCTTGTTAATATAGATATATGGGACGGTTGCCTGGCCGTTGAGTTGTTTGAGGTAAGCTTGGATAGCAGCTATGATTAAGTAAGTAATGATGGTACATCGGATTGGTGAACGAGTATGACCCACAGCCGTCATCTCGCTCGTCAAGTCTGTAATGGTTCAGCATCAATACGCATCGGACAAATGGGTATGAACTGACTGCAAGACGACAATGTCTTTGGTGTCATTGGCAAGATATTCTTTGACCTTCTTGCTGAACTTTTAAAAGCAACATCAGCACCATTcttctactttttctttccgtCTCCTTCTCACCTATACGCACACTGCAATAAGATTTGGAGAAAATGACAACTCTGTTGTCGGCAATGGTCTTATCAACCAGTTTCTTGATGTCGGCGGTCATGTTGGGTGAAGAGCTGGAGGAACCCATTTTTACTGGTACTGAAGAGGTAAAGAGTCTTGATGCAGCTGGATGCAGTGGTCTTGCCACAAGATGAGCTGAAAGTATAGAATGTTGACGTAAAGCTATATACATGTAAAagtgaaggaaaagagataaaTTGAAAGTTTCTTCAGCGATGAGTAACCATTGCATTGGCGGCGAGTGCCGCATCGTGACGTGGATTATTCCGTAGGAACGATTCCAGTATAGCGTtaaatgacgtcatagTGACGGACAAATCATCTGCCTCCACTTTCTCCTTTTGAAAACGTCATACTTGAAAGGccttgagaagaaaaagatatataaGGAAAGGAATaaaagtttgaagaatcCTTTATTTCTAATAACAAGAATTATGTATATCCCTTTCCAGAACGCACTTGCCGCCGGTCTTGCCTTCACTGGGGCACTCACATCTTGTACGTTTGCGTCGTTCACGTGGGTCATTGGCAAGCACTCTGACTTGGTGGTTAGCTAAAGTCGTCTCTTCTGGGACGGTTCTCGACTATGCTGTCGAAAAATGCATTGACGGAGACGGGAATCAACGCTGTACAAAACCTTTTGCTGTAACAAAGTCGACCTGTTATGAGATCAAGTGGTCGACAGAAGGTAAAATCTCTCACACCACGGCAGAGGTGAGAGATGCGGGAAGTGATGAGATTGTCTATTACAGGGACACGGATGGGCAGTGGACCTCGGAGAAGAATGAGGTGAGAGCTGGTCATTATCTAGATAGCGGTCGCTAACGTTGACTTTGATAGCTTGTCTATGTCGATTTCAAGCCCAAGGTCTGGGGACAGGGTAACAACACTGTCGAATACGAAATTTCCACATGCCAGTAAAGCATTCGATGAGAAGGTCGTGTGTGGTGAAAGAATCCCAACATTTGTAACTAGGAATgcattgaagatgctgtTGGGCTGTTTTGCGTCCGAGTTGTATCTCTCTCACTAGATTGCCTTGTTGTAAATGTCATTGTACTTTGCCAGCGCTCTATCTTCCAGCccttcttcgccttcaaATCTTTTGGGGTTTAACGCCTCCTTCAACtctttgtccttttcttgtccGCCGTTCAATAGCATATCAGCTAACAAGGCTGCGCTGCCTGCTGCATGAGTTACCCAGACGGCCACGGCACACCACAACCCATCTTCAAGCTTGCCAACCAACGGCAGCCCATCAGGTGTCACTGAAAATATACCATTGAACTTTTGGCCGCCCTTGAATCTCTCGGCAGTCTCATCAGGCAGTAGTGAGTATCCTTCCTTGAGAACATCGTCGAATAAAGATTCCCATTGACCATAGGCCGTATTGCTGAGCTGTTCCCGGCGCACATGAACAGGCGCATGAGCATATGATCCCAAGCCATCCATCCTATCATGATCACGCGCGTAGACATGTTTGGAGGGCCAACGGATAAATGGGCTTCTGTCTTGGTGGTTGTTGGGAAGGGAGTACGAGTAAGGATGTGCGACGGAGACAACTGATTGTGTCAGGCTGGGGAAGAGCTGGGAAGCCCAGATACCGGTGCAGAGGATGACAGTGTGACAGTCGATTCGACCTCGAGACGTCTCAAGAATACGGCCACTACGGGTGGATGTCATAGACTTGACATCTGCGTCCAAAAGGGTAGCACCATTGGCAGCAGCCTTGCGTTGCTGGCTGCGGGTTATCCTGATTGCGTTGGCAGTACCATCGGAAGGAAAGAGTACACCTGCAGGTCCGTCTGGAATGTCGGCACGCACAAAATGAGGCGCAATCTCCAGCACTTGCTCTTTAGACAACAATTTTGCCTCCAACCCTTCCTTTTTAGCTCCTTCATACCTCGTCTGGAGGTCATCTCCGAGTTCCACGCTCCCGACTTGCTCAAATCCTC
Proteins encoded in this region:
- a CDS encoding glutaredoxin, whose translation is MGSSSSSPNMTADIKKLVDKTIADNRVVIFSKSYCSFSKKVKEYLANDTKDIVVLQLDERDDGSAIQAYLKQLNGQATVPYIYINKEFIGGSSELTRLSHQQIKEKIAAA